One genomic region from Phycisphaeraceae bacterium encodes:
- a CDS encoding GxxExxY protein — translation MIGCAIEVHKALGPGFARDLYANALNHALKTEGIEFSVDHGFDVRFGDHVVGQARADVYVGKRFLVKIMADQRDVRAHERTELRAQLRAADVELGLIINFGERRLKDGLVRVLNPDKLAAMRAEQEGDEEYEDDDEYEDDDEYEDDDEESE, via the coding sequence GTGATCGGGTGCGCGATCGAAGTGCACAAGGCTCTTGGGCCTGGGTTCGCGCGAGATCTGTATGCCAATGCGCTGAACCACGCGCTCAAGACCGAAGGCATCGAGTTCAGCGTCGATCATGGGTTTGATGTGCGTTTCGGGGATCATGTCGTCGGGCAGGCGCGGGCCGACGTGTACGTCGGCAAGAGATTTCTCGTCAAGATCATGGCCGACCAGCGCGATGTGCGCGCACACGAGCGCACGGAACTGCGGGCGCAGTTGCGGGCAGCGGACGTGGAACTTGGGCTGATTATCAACTTTGGCGAGCGGAGGCTCAAGGACGGACTCGTGCGGGTGCTGAATCCCGACAAGCTTGCAGCGATGCGGGCTGAGCAGGAAGGCGATGAGGAGTACGAGGACGACGATGAGTACGAGGACGACGATGAGTATGAGGATGATGACGAAGAGAGCGAATGA
- a CDS encoding PQQ-dependent sugar dehydrogenase, producing the protein MRIAALALSLSIVGAPALADITPLTTVLVADGLVRPIGVFHAPGDTTRIFVIEKQGIVRIIENGALLATPFMNIDPIVGGGTTTSSEQGLLGMAFHPDYANNGKFYVNYTNNSGHTTIAEYLVSADPNIANLLSARILRVINQPFSNHNGGWMEFGPNDGYLYIAMGDGGSANDPGNRAQTITNQPLGKILRIDVDGNNAPGGQYGIPASNPFVGITGDDDIWAYGVRNPWRNAFDRANGDLYLADVGQNAWEEINYQPGTSVGGENYGWRCYEGNNAFNTTGCQPAATMVFPVHVYGRGSGCSVTGGRVYRGCRMPENHGTYFFADYCSNIIWSFRMVNGVRTQFAVRTAELAPGGGLSITSITSFGEDANGEIYICDQNGGEIFKIVPAGATVADWNGDGNIDFFDVSGFLAEFSGQTARADLNGDGEWNFFDVQFFLTVFSTACPAS; encoded by the coding sequence ATGCGAATCGCAGCGCTCGCCCTGTCTTTGTCTATCGTCGGAGCACCAGCCTTGGCGGACATCACGCCTCTGACGACCGTTCTGGTTGCCGACGGGCTCGTCCGCCCCATCGGAGTGTTTCATGCTCCGGGCGACACCACCCGCATCTTTGTCATTGAGAAGCAAGGCATCGTCCGCATCATCGAGAACGGCGCTCTGCTCGCCACGCCATTCATGAACATCGATCCCATTGTCGGCGGGGGCACAACGACGTCATCCGAGCAGGGCTTGCTCGGCATGGCATTCCACCCCGACTATGCGAACAACGGCAAGTTCTACGTCAACTACACCAACAACTCCGGGCACACCACCATCGCCGAGTATCTCGTTTCGGCCGATCCCAACATTGCCAATCTTCTTTCGGCCCGCATTCTGCGGGTCATCAATCAGCCGTTCTCCAACCACAACGGCGGGTGGATGGAGTTCGGCCCCAATGACGGATATCTCTACATCGCCATGGGCGACGGCGGCTCGGCCAACGATCCTGGCAACCGTGCTCAGACCATCACCAATCAGCCTCTGGGCAAGATCCTGCGCATCGATGTCGATGGCAACAACGCTCCGGGCGGGCAGTATGGCATCCCTGCAAGCAACCCGTTCGTCGGTATCACCGGCGATGACGACATCTGGGCGTACGGCGTCCGCAACCCGTGGCGCAATGCCTTCGACCGGGCCAACGGCGACCTCTATCTCGCCGACGTCGGTCAGAATGCGTGGGAAGAAATCAACTATCAGCCCGGCACCTCGGTCGGTGGCGAGAACTACGGCTGGCGCTGCTACGAGGGAAATAACGCGTTCAACACCACCGGGTGTCAGCCTGCTGCGACGATGGTCTTCCCGGTGCATGTGTATGGGCGCGGGTCCGGGTGTTCAGTCACGGGCGGGCGTGTCTATCGCGGCTGCCGCATGCCTGAGAACCATGGCACGTATTTCTTCGCAGATTACTGCTCGAATATCATCTGGTCGTTCCGCATGGTCAATGGCGTACGGACCCAGTTCGCGGTCCGCACCGCTGAACTGGCGCCGGGCGGAGGCCTGAGCATCACCAGCATCACGTCCTTTGGCGAAGATGCCAACGGCGAGATCTACATCTGCGATCAGAACGGTGGAGAAATCTTCAAGATCGTTCCGGCTGGCGCGACCGTGGCCGACTGGAATGGCGATGGCAATATCGACTTCTTCGACGTCTCGGGCTTCCTGGCCGAGTTCAGCGGACAGACTGCCCGCGCCGACCTCAACGGCGACGGAGAGTGGAACTTCTTTGATGTGCAGTTCTTCCTGACCGTTTTCTCCACAGCCTGCCCAGCGAGTTAA
- the lpdA gene encoding dihydrolipoyl dehydrogenase — translation MANKHYDFVVIGGGPGGYVGAIRAAQLGYKVACVERAKLGGVCLNWGCIPSKALLSNAELMEKLNHGDFWGLKIEGEIKFEWDKVISRSRGVAEKLNKGIEFLLKKNKVDHIVGSAKIVRARKGKEPCAVEIYDCQVQEERTDAPARPADKPRETITATNVLIATGSVARDLPFAKFGTDPKIWGAREAMYNKEKPASLIVVGSGAIGMEFGYFYHSFGTKVTVIEMMDRILPVEDEEVSAAMLKHYKKAGVEFKLGSTAVGVDAKSKTVKVTIAPMKDGKPDESKKETLEADRILLAIGVGGRYDGLFDDKLGLETHKGHIKTDYVPGVYGDPKHIDYKTNLEGVYAIGDVIGPPWLAHVASEEAILCIERIAWRDGKEKHEPIPMDYSVIPGCTYCQPQVASVGFTEQALKAQGLKKGEDYEVGKYNFQAHGKAIAAAHTDGFVKIIRGLPRGEILGAHIMGDQATELIAELTLARRLEATTEELIATVHAHPTMHEAVHEAALAAEGRLIHG, via the coding sequence GTGGCAAACAAGCACTACGACTTTGTGGTCATCGGCGGCGGTCCCGGCGGGTATGTCGGCGCGATTCGGGCGGCTCAACTTGGGTACAAGGTCGCGTGTGTTGAGCGGGCCAAACTTGGAGGGGTGTGTCTGAACTGGGGGTGCATTCCGTCCAAAGCCCTGCTCTCGAACGCCGAACTGATGGAGAAACTCAATCACGGTGATTTCTGGGGCCTCAAGATCGAAGGCGAGATCAAGTTTGAGTGGGACAAGGTGATCTCGCGCAGTCGAGGGGTGGCGGAAAAACTCAACAAGGGTATCGAGTTTCTGCTCAAGAAGAACAAGGTCGATCACATCGTCGGGTCGGCCAAGATTGTGCGTGCGCGCAAGGGCAAGGAGCCATGCGCGGTCGAGATTTATGATTGTCAGGTGCAGGAAGAGCGGACCGATGCGCCCGCCAGGCCGGCAGACAAGCCGCGCGAGACGATTACAGCGACCAACGTTCTGATCGCGACGGGCTCGGTCGCGCGCGATCTTCCTTTTGCCAAGTTCGGCACGGATCCGAAGATCTGGGGTGCGCGCGAGGCCATGTACAACAAGGAAAAGCCCGCCAGCCTGATCGTCGTCGGCTCGGGTGCGATCGGCATGGAGTTTGGTTACTTCTACCACTCCTTCGGCACCAAGGTCACGGTCATCGAGATGATGGACCGCATTCTGCCGGTCGAGGACGAAGAAGTTTCAGCTGCCATGCTCAAGCATTACAAGAAGGCGGGCGTGGAGTTCAAACTTGGTTCGACGGCGGTCGGTGTCGATGCCAAGAGCAAGACCGTGAAGGTCACGATCGCGCCGATGAAAGATGGCAAGCCCGACGAGAGCAAGAAGGAAACGCTCGAAGCCGACCGGATTCTGCTGGCGATTGGAGTCGGAGGCCGCTACGACGGGTTATTCGATGACAAGCTCGGACTCGAGACCCACAAGGGGCACATCAAGACCGATTATGTCCCCGGTGTGTATGGCGACCCCAAGCACATCGACTACAAGACCAATCTCGAAGGTGTTTATGCCATCGGCGATGTCATCGGTCCGCCCTGGCTGGCGCACGTTGCAAGCGAAGAGGCGATCCTCTGTATCGAGCGTATTGCCTGGCGCGACGGCAAGGAAAAGCACGAGCCGATTCCGATGGATTACTCCGTCATTCCCGGGTGTACATATTGCCAGCCACAAGTCGCCAGCGTTGGTTTCACCGAGCAGGCGCTCAAGGCTCAGGGGCTTAAGAAGGGCGAAGACTACGAAGTCGGCAAGTACAATTTCCAGGCACACGGCAAAGCCATCGCGGCGGCTCACACCGATGGGTTTGTCAAGATCATTCGTGGATTGCCTCGCGGGGAAATTCTTGGTGCACACATCATGGGCGATCAGGCGACTGAACTCATCGCAGAACTGACGCTGGCGCGCCGACTCGAAGCCACGACCGAGGAACTCATTGCAACGGTCCACGCACATCCGACGATGCACGAGGCGGTGCACGAGGCGGCGCTCGCAGCTGAAGGGCGACTGATTCACGGATGA
- a CDS encoding transketolase: protein MSFEAAVHAQAIEINRLSLEMCASSGSGHPTSSMSIGHLVTVLMFHAMRWSPDHPDYPTSDRLVLSEGHAVPAVYAAAAILGMQVGRDPGSRRKLSVADLSGLRSWDSVLDGHPNPMEGFPFFDAATGSLGQGLSVAAGVGLGARLDESDRRVYCIIGDGESREGQVAEALDFIIDHKLNNVLPIFNCNEYGQAGRVSAQQSHERLEGKLRACGFDVITIDGHNPKHIRDALAKFATAAQSDSAPPMAIVAKTVKGWGSPSVQGNGWHGKPPTGDSLRKALAELDERRVELTSSLARSDEFTIQPPQEAPVKSTAGVDVPSLTKMMRSMDMDSMINAGRMATRRAYGVALRALGQTNPDVVVLDADVSNSTYAETFARDAAMADRFIECKIAEQNMMSVGAGLSAAGKIPFCSTFAKFVTRGYDQIEMAMNSGANLKIVGSHSGITLASDGPSQMALPDVAWFRALATVQDHRGNPGCYVLQPSDAYSAYALTAVMADYEGMCYMRTLRAETEFLYSDDHVFNLGGFEVLSEGRDVALLACGYMVHEANRAVELLDKAGISATLVDMYSIPFDDEKLLDVISSNNGYAISIEDNYGASLGSAVADALTTSGDGFSLDQMFVRRIPKSARTPAEMLQMCSLTAEDMVKKVMKLLQVA, encoded by the coding sequence ATGTCATTTGAAGCGGCAGTTCACGCGCAAGCCATTGAAATCAATCGACTTTCGCTGGAAATGTGTGCCAGCAGCGGCAGCGGACATCCCACTTCGTCGATGAGCATCGGCCACCTCGTCACCGTCCTGATGTTCCACGCCATGCGCTGGAGCCCGGATCATCCGGACTACCCAACCAGCGACCGGCTGGTGCTGAGCGAAGGCCATGCCGTTCCGGCGGTGTACGCCGCCGCTGCGATTCTGGGCATGCAGGTCGGGCGCGACCCCGGCAGTCGTCGGAAACTCTCGGTCGCTGACCTGAGCGGCCTGCGATCTTGGGACAGCGTGCTCGATGGGCATCCAAACCCGATGGAAGGGTTCCCGTTCTTCGACGCAGCGACGGGTTCGCTCGGCCAAGGCCTGAGCGTGGCAGCCGGGGTCGGGCTTGGGGCTCGACTCGATGAGAGCGACCGGCGCGTGTACTGCATCATCGGCGACGGCGAATCCCGCGAGGGACAGGTGGCTGAAGCCCTTGATTTCATCATCGACCACAAGCTCAACAACGTCCTGCCAATCTTCAACTGTAACGAATACGGCCAGGCAGGGCGGGTCTCGGCGCAACAATCGCATGAACGACTCGAAGGAAAACTGCGGGCCTGCGGGTTTGACGTCATCACGATTGACGGCCACAACCCGAAGCACATCCGCGATGCACTGGCCAAGTTCGCCACGGCTGCGCAATCCGACTCGGCCCCACCCATGGCCATAGTCGCCAAAACGGTCAAGGGTTGGGGCTCCCCGAGTGTTCAGGGCAACGGATGGCACGGGAAGCCGCCGACCGGCGACAGCCTGCGCAAGGCTTTGGCCGAACTCGATGAACGCCGCGTCGAGCTGACGAGTTCGCTCGCCCGGTCGGACGAGTTCACGATTCAGCCTCCCCAGGAAGCGCCCGTCAAATCGACAGCCGGTGTCGATGTCCCGTCATTGACCAAAATGATGCGCTCAATGGACATGGATTCGATGATCAACGCGGGACGCATGGCCACGCGCCGGGCCTATGGCGTGGCGCTTCGCGCCCTCGGCCAGACCAACCCGGATGTGGTGGTGCTCGATGCCGATGTCAGCAACTCGACCTACGCCGAGACTTTCGCCCGCGATGCTGCCATGGCCGATCGGTTTATCGAGTGCAAGATCGCGGAACAGAACATGATGTCGGTTGGCGCGGGCCTCTCGGCAGCGGGCAAGATCCCGTTCTGTTCGACCTTTGCCAAGTTCGTCACGCGGGGGTATGACCAGATCGAGATGGCTATGAACAGCGGGGCCAACCTCAAGATCGTCGGGTCGCACAGCGGAATCACGCTCGCATCCGATGGCCCGAGCCAGATGGCGCTGCCCGACGTGGCGTGGTTCAGGGCGCTGGCAACCGTGCAGGATCACCGGGGAAATCCGGGTTGTTACGTGCTCCAGCCTTCGGACGCTTACAGCGCGTACGCCTTGACCGCCGTCATGGCCGACTATGAAGGCATGTGCTACATGCGCACGCTGCGGGCCGAAACCGAGTTCCTCTACAGCGACGACCACGTCTTCAACCTTGGCGGATTCGAGGTGCTCAGTGAAGGGCGCGATGTCGCGCTGCTCGCTTGCGGATACATGGTGCACGAGGCAAACCGCGCGGTCGAGCTGCTCGACAAGGCCGGCATCAGCGCCACGCTTGTGGACATGTACTCCATTCCGTTCGACGACGAAAAACTGCTCGATGTGATCTCGTCGAACAACGGCTACGCGATCTCGATCGAGGACAACTACGGCGCCTCCCTTGGATCCGCAGTGGCCGACGCACTGACCACATCGGGCGACGGGTTCAGCCTTGATCAGATGTTCGTCCGGCGGATCCCCAAGAGCGCCCGCACGCCGGCGGAGATGCTCCAGATGTGCTCGCTGACAGCTGAAGACATGGTCAAGAAGGTCATGAAACTGCTTCAGGTCGCATGA
- a CDS encoding beta-ketoacyl-[acyl-carrier-protein] synthase family protein, with the protein MSARRVVITGMGWVTPLGFDVDAVWSRLLAAQSAVGPVQRYDARTFATSFAAEVRGFSLAEVMGERSGPFVGSGLGIQFALGAASRAIAQAGLGTMDNIDARRFGLYLGCGEGSLDFDNFVAAHLAGWTGERIDGQRWMASARQRLTARREIEQEPHVALSYLAHAFGCRGPAFNCMTACAASTQAVGEAFETIRRGDAEVMLAGGSHSMIHPLGMTGFIRLTAMSTRREEPMTASRPFDQTREGFVMGEGAGMIVLEELEHALARGAKPLAEVAGFGSSADAFRITDIQPQGQGAQVAMNRALAQAGIDPKQRDARGRAPVQYISAHGTGTPENDGIETTAVKGVFGTLAPEVPFSSVKSMLGHLIQAAGAVELMTCVKAIETGRVPPTINLHTADPECDLDHVANVARDMNPVGGVDVCLSNSFGFGGQNDTICVRRFTA; encoded by the coding sequence ATGAGCGCTCGGCGCGTTGTCATCACGGGCATGGGGTGGGTGACGCCTCTGGGGTTTGATGTGGATGCGGTGTGGTCGCGCCTGCTTGCTGCTCAGAGCGCGGTGGGTCCGGTGCAGCGGTACGACGCGCGCACATTTGCGACGAGTTTTGCAGCCGAGGTGCGCGGGTTTTCGCTGGCCGAGGTGATGGGGGAGCGCTCTGGCCCGTTTGTCGGATCGGGGCTGGGGATTCAGTTTGCGCTTGGCGCAGCGAGCCGGGCGATTGCACAGGCGGGGCTGGGCACGATGGACAACATCGATGCGCGGCGATTCGGGTTGTACCTCGGGTGTGGCGAGGGCAGCCTCGACTTTGACAATTTTGTGGCGGCGCACCTGGCAGGGTGGACGGGCGAGCGCATTGACGGCCAGCGATGGATGGCCAGCGCACGTCAGCGATTGACTGCTCGGCGCGAGATCGAGCAGGAGCCTCACGTTGCCTTGTCGTATCTGGCGCACGCATTTGGGTGTCGTGGGCCGGCGTTCAACTGCATGACGGCGTGCGCAGCCAGCACGCAGGCGGTTGGGGAAGCATTCGAAACGATCCGTCGCGGCGATGCGGAAGTGATGCTCGCGGGCGGCTCGCATTCGATGATTCACCCGCTGGGCATGACCGGGTTCATCAGGCTGACAGCGATGAGCACGCGGCGTGAGGAGCCGATGACTGCATCACGCCCGTTCGATCAGACTCGTGAAGGTTTTGTCATGGGCGAAGGCGCGGGCATGATCGTACTCGAGGAATTGGAACACGCGCTGGCGCGCGGGGCCAAGCCACTGGCCGAAGTCGCGGGGTTTGGTTCGTCGGCCGACGCGTTTCGCATTACGGACATTCAGCCGCAGGGGCAGGGGGCGCAGGTGGCGATGAACCGCGCGCTGGCGCAGGCGGGCATCGACCCGAAGCAGCGTGACGCACGCGGGCGAGCCCCTGTGCAGTACATCAGCGCCCACGGCACGGGAACGCCGGAGAACGACGGGATCGAGACGACTGCGGTCAAGGGCGTTTTTGGTACGCTAGCGCCTGAGGTTCCGTTCAGTTCGGTCAAGAGCATGCTCGGGCATTTGATACAGGCGGCGGGGGCGGTCGAGTTGATGACGTGTGTCAAGGCGATCGAAACAGGGCGCGTCCCGCCGACGATCAACTTGCACACAGCAGACCCCGAGTGTGATCTTGATCACGTTGCCAACGTTGCGCGCGACATGAACCCGGTGGGCGGCGTTGATGTGTGTCTTTCAAACTCCTTCGGGTTTGGCGGACAGAACGACACCATCTGCGTGCGTCGATTCACGGCTTGA
- the yidD gene encoding membrane protein insertion efficiency factor YidD, giving the protein MHCTGNTADASDEHPTQGKPDAATAPPKPVIGVRRVLIWPFVAVIFAYRATLSPFVGRQCRFHPTCSLYALDAYRRHGAWIGTTLTFKRVLRCHPFSRGGYDPVPIDRPERTKGRSSPTVRLADDGMAHPSLHDTRTVEGPSS; this is encoded by the coding sequence ATGCACTGCACCGGGAACACTGCCGACGCCAGCGACGAACATCCGACTCAGGGCAAACCTGACGCGGCAACAGCACCCCCAAAACCGGTCATTGGTGTGCGTCGTGTCTTGATTTGGCCTTTTGTGGCGGTGATTTTTGCGTATCGTGCGACGCTGTCGCCGTTCGTTGGCAGGCAATGTCGATTTCACCCGACATGCTCGCTCTACGCCTTGGACGCTTACCGGCGTCACGGCGCTTGGATCGGCACGACCCTGACTTTCAAGCGCGTGTTGAGGTGCCATCCCTTTTCGAGGGGTGGGTACGACCCGGTGCCGATCGATCGACCAGAGCGTACCAAGGGGCGTTCGTCCCCTACAGTCAGGCTTGCCGATGATGGCATGGCGCATCCTTCTCTTCATGATACGCGCACCGTCGAA
- the rnpA gene encoding ribonuclease P protein component has protein sequence MALFAPFRPRHRLSHAREFRAVYDTRLKKPRGPLIVWACATEHREHRLGLSIGRRVGPAVARNAVKRRLREAFRLSQAEFPIPPDGGGYDLVVGAQPHDLLTMQAYRVLLLEAVHALHREHCRRQRRTSDSGQT, from the coding sequence ATGGCACTTTTTGCCCCATTCAGACCTCGGCATCGGCTCAGCCACGCGCGCGAGTTTCGGGCGGTCTATGACACACGGCTCAAAAAACCCCGGGGACCGCTCATCGTCTGGGCGTGTGCGACCGAACACCGCGAGCACCGTCTGGGGCTCTCGATCGGCCGACGGGTCGGACCTGCTGTCGCGCGGAACGCGGTCAAGCGCCGCTTACGAGAGGCCTTTCGTCTGTCGCAAGCCGAGTTTCCCATCCCCCCGGACGGCGGGGGGTACGATCTTGTAGTCGGAGCCCAGCCCCACGATCTGCTCACCATGCAGGCCTATCGCGTCCTGCTCCTTGAGGCTGTTCATGCACTGCACCGGGAACACTGCCGACGCCAGCGACGAACATCCGACTCAGGGCAAACCTGA